A window of Mercenaria mercenaria strain notata chromosome 16, MADL_Memer_1, whole genome shotgun sequence contains these coding sequences:
- the LOC123536262 gene encoding uncharacterized protein LOC123536262, with product MNQIMIGLQQTTKGIYAADDTDTDQITFDEAMAMLEEYDRASASNEIQNTDRAEGQSSPHISALNEDTSKNMVEMETLQKDQVEVVSQDAAWSKRGRGMNSLSGYGKLFDMRILV from the exons ATGAACCAAATAATGATCGGGTTGCAGCAGACGACAAAAGGGATCTACGCAGCAGATGACACCGACACTGATCAAATAACTTTTGATGAGGCAATGGCTATGTTAGAAGAATATG ACAGAGCCAGCGCATCAAATGAGATTCAGAATACAGACCGAGCAGAGGGACAGTCATCCCCTCACATCTCTGCATTAAACGAAGATACATCAAAGAATATGGTAGAGATGGAGACTTTGCAGAAAG ACCAAGTTGAAGTTGTTAGCCAAGACGCAGCATGGTCAAAACGTGGCCGCGGAATGAACAGTTTATCAGGTTATGGAAAACTATTCGACATGAGAATCTTGGTATAA